Within Vicia villosa cultivar HV-30 ecotype Madison, WI linkage group LG1, Vvil1.0, whole genome shotgun sequence, the genomic segment GGTCACCACGACCCATGAACAGggagaggcctctcaagaaggatttatccctactactcagaaagaagggacgtctcgcacagttcgcattccaatcaacaatccgcttagggatgaggactacctggacctacagtatggggacactaatgacacagatcaagtccctcaaccaaagctgacctctgctgattctggggagaattccaaggagagtggacaaatcaaggcgctggaagaaaggatgaaagcaatggaaggatatgatgccttcgatgtggatacctatgaaatgagcttggtgccggatttgactattcctcataaattcaagatacccgactttgaaaagtacaagggactctcttgtccgaggagtcacttgcgcatgtatgtgcgaaaaatggctgcttatgctcatgatcaaaagctgatgatgcattttttccaagatagcttgagtggagcatcggttgactggtacatgcaattagagaagtctcacatccgaagctggaccgaccttgctaatacgttcctaaaacaatataaatacaatttggacatggcacccgatcggatgcaactccaaaatttgtcacaaaagaaagaggaatcgtttaaggagtatgcacagagatggagggaaatggcctcccgagtccaacctcccctgttggaaaaagaactcgtaaaaatgtttatggctacattacaagggccgtactacgataaaatggtagggagtgtgtcctcagggttttcagatttagtggttattggtgaaaggatagaagacggaattaagagcgggaaaatacaaggGGTATCATCTAACTCTTttcactcaaagaggcccacctcaaccttcgctaaaaagaaggaaggggagaccaacgcAGTAGTGCATCAAGAGTTTAGACCTCCTATGACATACTCCCTCAACCAAGATTCCAAGGCCCTCCGAGGAAGTTCGACCCTTTGCCCACTTCTAAAAGCGAGATACTGAAGCATCTATTAAACGAGCAGTTAGTGGAACTCAGGCCTATGCCACCTCCGATTCCCGGAAAGACTATGCCCAATTTCAAAGCTAATgagaggtgtgaatttcacgccaattctccggggcatacattggaaaaatgttgggcctttaggcacaaggttcaggacctgatagagtcaggagcaattgcttttgacaaacctaatgtgaagACAAACCCTATGCCCCGTCATGGTGgcacagtcaatgcaatagaggtAGTCACCGAGCAAGAGTTTGTTCAACAACggagctcccccatagatgcccttaagaggtatctacttgcAAAGGGGTTCGTCCTCGAACATAATGAAGCCTTTAAGACAACCTTACAAAGACTCGTGAATCAAGGGTTAGTTCAGTTTAAAGAATATCCTGAGGAAGAGTATGTGGCCATGCTGGACAGAAATGAACCGTTAATGATACCAAGACAAGGGGCAAGGAAGACGTTGATCATCCCTTGCGCCAAAGCCACACTGCTGATACCCGCACAAGTACACACTAGGATTATCCCAGTCAGGGATCCATATCctgtggacaagatgaaagcagtTCCATGGGAATATGAGTCTAATGCTAGTACCGATGTGACAAACATCGTCGGGCCTGGGGGTATGACTCGTAGCGGTCGCATATTCAATACTGCTAAATCAAAAGAGAATTCAGCACAAGCAAATGATCAAGCTACTGTGACACCCATAGACAAGGAGATCACTAACAAAGATGccgaagaattcttggcattaatcaagaaaagtgattataagGTAGTGGATCAGTTGCACCAAACTCCATCCAGGATATCACTCCTCTCACTGTTAATCCATTCAGAAAAACATCGAGACACCCTGATGAAGATCTTGAGTGCTGCCCATGTAACCAAAGACATCACTGTAAATCAAtttgatggaatggtggctaatcttaCTGCTGGGGCATGCTTAAGCTTCAGTGAACACGAGTTGCCCTCACAAGGGAAAGAGCATAACAAAGCCctgcatatctccatacaatgtgggAAAGCTCATCTGTCTAGAGTGTTGATCGACACGGGATCatcattaaatgtgatgccaaaggccACCTTAGACAAGATAGATTTAGAAGGACTGGTAATAAGACCAAGCCGTCTGGTGGTCAAAGCCTTTGATGGGTCGCAAAGCCCGGTGTTTGGAGAGGTGGACCTCCCTGTGGTAATAGGCCCTCAcactttctgcatcaatttccaagtgatggagattgagcCTGCCTATACATGTTtattaggacgcccttggatccatgctgctggggcagttacctctaCTCTGCATCAAAAGGTGAAATTTGTGGATGGAAACTCTATAGTAACCGTCAGTGGGGAGGAGgacatatttgtcagcaatctagaCTCATACCGATACATTGAGGCTGGGGAAAAGGCGTTAGAGACTTCGTTCCAAGCACTAGTGATTGCCACTGCTGTCACACTACCAATTGAGAAAACACGAAGGGCGGTGACATCCTGGAGAGACCTGCAAGACACAAAGATGGAAGGCTGGGGAAAAATTCCAGAAGTACAAGAGAAGAAAGATCgtctggggttaggataccaaccaaCAAAGAAGGCTGCAAAGGAAGAGCAACGATTCCCTCCGATCGCACAGACTTTTGTTATAGGTGGATATGAGCATGTATCCATGATATCTAGCATGGAGGGAACGTCCAATTTTATCCGGATGATtaggccaggagaacagcttcagaattggacaagcctggagataccggagatagttttcatttcaaagtaatttcctattgtgtgttttatttccctttttaatAAAGAAAGACAATAACACTCATGCCTCACCCGAAGCATAGAGtcagtttgtaagggccccatttactctCGAGtttgaagtttattaataaaattgtctttgcattttggtattgaaaacattgcctttttcttttttcgcatttattccttttccatttctgaaaatgacaaataaatttcttgcacaaacaaagcacattcacatttgcatactaaaagaaaacaaaacataaaacatgtgcagatcaccttccgacaccaccgataataatactgctgagactctatacaaactcgaggctctcgctaatcaggctgaagaagggaatgaggaagacgatgaacttccggaagagttgtcaaggttagtggataaggaatccaagagcatgctccctccacaagaggccattgaaatcataaacttgggaacggaCGAAGAACctaagaacattaagattggggcaacgctaggtgaggacgtaaaagcaacgctaatcaagctcctccatgagtatgcagagatttttgcttggtcataccgtgacatgccggggttggatacagacatcgtggtacacaggttacctctcaaagaaggatgtgcgccggtcaggcaaaagcgcagaagggttcgaccagatatggatagtaagattagggaagaggtgctcaaacaattTGACGCCGGAtttcttgctgtagttgactatccaccctggattgccaacatagtgccagttcctaagaaggacgggaaggtacgcatgtgcgtagattacagagacctgaacaaagcaagtccaaaagacgattttccactaccgcatatagatatcttggtggataatacagcacaagcttcgtggttttccttcatggatgggttctctgggtataatcagatcaggATGGCccccgaagatatggaaaagacgaccttcatgacatcctggggcactttctgctacaaagtaatgccttttgggttacgaaacgcaggggcaacatatcaaagagccatggtcacacttttccatgatatgattcataaggagatcgaagtatatgtagatgatatgattgctaagtctcgcacagaagaagagcatattacaaatctacataagctgtttgaacgtctaaagaagtacaagctaaggttaaacccgaacaagtgtacgtttggtgtaagatcgggaaagctgttgggattcattgtaagccagcgAGGCATAGAGGTCGATCCtgacaaagtaaaagccatacaagcgatgcccgttccaaaaacagaaaaagaggtacgaggtttcctgggtcgattgaattacatctcaaggttcatttcgcATCTAAcggctacatgcgagcctatattcaaactactcaggaaggatcaacccATCAAGTGGGATGATGATTGTCAggtagccttcgaaaccataaagaactacttgcaagaaccacctatactcttacctcctgtacccggaaggccactaatcatgtacctcacagtactcgaaaggtctatggggtgtgtactgggacagcaggatgaaacaggcaggaaagaacatgctatctactacctcagtaagaaattcacggattgcgaatctcggtattcagcattggaaaagacatgttgtgccctagcatgggcctccaaacgtctaaggcaatatatgctgaaccattccacgtggctaatatcgagaatggatcctttaaaatacgtgttcgaaaagcaggcgctcacgggtagaattgcaaggtggcaaatgttgttgtccgaatacgacatacaatatgtaactcaaaaagcaataaaagggagtgtattggcggaacatcttgctcaccaacccctcgaggaataccaatccatgaagttcgacttccccgatgaggatattatgctagtaagagactatgaaataccaggacccgacgagggacccgaaccgggtttggtatggaaactcatgttcgacggtgcctcaaatgcactaggacatggcataggggcagtattgacatctcccgatgaccgacacttacccttcactgcaagactatgtttcgactgcaccaacaacattgcagaatatgaagcatgcatattggggttagaagctgcaatcgacctaaggatcaaactccttgatgtatacggagactcagcattggtaatccatcaagtcaacaaagaatgggacacgcgggatgcaaaactaatcccataccgagaccttatactggagttgacggctgaatttgatactatcacctttactcatatcccgagggaagaaaatcaaatagccgacgcactagcaacgctctcctctatgttcaaggtgacctggccaaaccatgaaccacggataactgttagacacttcgacgaacctgcctattgtctcacaattgaggagcagtctgacaacaaaccatggtaccacgacattaaaaagtacctggaaaaacaagaatacccggagaatgcctcaacaattgataaaaagacactgaggagacttgcatccaagttcttcttaagcggaagcatcctatacaaaaggaactatgattcagtgttgttgaggtgtgtagataaaaacgaggccaaggagattatcagggaggtacatgaaggaacctttgggacccacacaaacggacactcaatggctagaaagatactgcgagcagggtactactggttaacaatggaggccgactgtttccaatatgcaaggacctgtcacaagtgccaaatctacgctgataaggtgcacgtaccaccaaacccgttgaacgttctgagttcaccatggccattcgcaatgtgggggattgacatgataggaatgatcgaacccaaagcctctaacggacaccgattcatattggttgctatcgactatttcaccaagtgggtcgaagctgcttcctacacaaatgtaacaagacaagtggttactcggttcatcaagcataacctcatttgccgatatgggatCCCAAGCCGAATCATtaccgataatgggtcgaatctgaacaataacatgatgagggagctgtgcgaggagttcaagatcgaacaccacaattcttcaccatacaggcctaagatgaacggcgctgtcgaagctgcaaataagaatatcaaaaaaataatacaaaagatggtgaaaacatacaaggattggcacgaaatgcttcccttcgccctgcacggttacagaacctcggtgcgtacatctacaggggcaacccccttctccctagtctacggtatggaagctgtcctcccaatcgaggtggagatcccgtcactaagagtcatagctgacacaaagttagaagaatcggaatgggtaaaaactcgttttgatcagcttaatctcattgaagaaaagcgactgacagctttgtgtcatggacaactctatcagaagagggtgaaaaaagcgttcgataagaaggtccgacctcgaacctacaaagaaggtgacattgtcctcaagaagatactgttacctcgactcgacgcccgaggaaaatggacacctaactacgaaggtccatacatcgtaaaaacagtgttctcaggaggggcattaaTCCTCACTataatggatggggatgagctaccgcatcCAATCAACTCGGATGCAGTCAAGAGGTACTATGCCTAGCAGGGGCAAGGCTTCAAGCTACGAGCCCAAGACAATTCGTAAAGGATAGGAAATCGAGCAATCACCAACTTCCgaagtcaaaggattactggggACCTCGATAGCAaaagagcaatagcagtattaatataatttctatttgtcatttttttttctttcataccttttgtacattcgccaattcaaggcaacaaTCAATAAAAGTCTTTTCCTTTTCATACTTATCTTTTCATCATTtcaataccaagtgcaaagaataatttatgtctcataaactctaaactttgagcttaaaacaagaaacttacaaacTAACAAGACCAAATAAAGGGGATGAAACCACGGCATCTCCGGTAGTTGATATACGCCTGGTCCTGAAAGCACTGCAATATCCCAGTAGACTAACTTCAGACGATCTGAGTTAAGACCCACAAGGCTGCTcgaaaagctaaacaaatccaatGGGTGACAGAAGATAATGCATCGAATTCATCATACATATTCATACGCATGTATACTTACATATGTACCATCGGCATAAGCATGCATACATTTACAACAAATCATAAGCATATACATTCGCTGAGCATCATTTTGCAGGTGAAGCTTGGTTTCTCTTGAAttcaacttcaaactctattctcaatttcaacttcaatccaaatcgtaaccctcgcgttacgtcttatcacggcagtgataacggcaatttcccaactaaatcgtaaccctcgcgttacgtcttatcacggcagtgataacggcaatttcaaaccaaatcgtaaccctcgcgttacgtcttatcacggcagtggtaACGGCAAtttccaaactaaatcgtaaccctcgcgttacgtcttatcatgttagtcccttggcagtgataatggcaccttcaacttcaatccaaatcgtaaccctcgcgttacgtcttatcacggcagtgataacgacaatttcaaaccaaatcgtgaccctcgcgttacgtcttatcacggcagtgataacggcaatttccaaaccaaatcgtaaccctcgcgttacgtcttatcacggcagtgataacggcaatttcaaaccaaatcgtaaccctcgcgttacgtcttatcacggcagtggtaACGGCAAtttccaaactaaatcgtaaccctcgcgttacgtcttatcatgttagtcccttggcagtgataatggcaccttcaacttccatccaaatcgtaaccctcgcgttacgtcttaccACGACAGTGATATGGCACCACGTTCTCTGATAGCAGCCATGACTCATTTCATTTTCAAGCTCCAATCCCAGTCCCAAACATGCCATACCACGGTAATCCCGCGGCCAGCAACGCATCTACTCCACATTCCGCAATatcagcaaatttcagggcattctcagtgttcaataatCTTCCATCTTCAGGTCGCGACAGGAAAGTAAGCCTGTCCgtctcttcaggttcaagaatattgaacaggggcagctgtcataccccaaaatttgccccatctACTTCACTTATAAAGATTCAAAGACTAGGGATCCATTCAAGCAACACCCCTAGTCAAGAGCCTCCTAAGGTTAGGGTTTGAAGTTCCCCTAAGAGGGATCAATGAGATAAggctcctaatcaaggatatatGGTTTATAGTGATCTAATCTAAATCCGTGGCAAAAGTCAAGGCACTACTCCAAAGGTCACCTGCTCAAACAATCTCAAGATCTACAATCAACTGATTCAAATCCAaagtcaaggcatgatccaaacttctAACCATTGGTCACACAATAAGTGTGGggatgtatatccatcatttgatcaaagcttgatcatgattccactaatagaaactcagagatgaacaaatatagaaaggttcaaattagggtttcttaggagaaagtcaaccca encodes:
- the LOC131652243 gene encoding uncharacterized protein LOC131652243 → MPRHGGTVNAIEVVTEQEFVQQRSSPIDALKRYLLAKGFVLEHNEAFKTTLQRLVNQGLVQFKEYPEEEYVAMLDRNEPLMIPRQGARKTLIIPCAKATLLIPAQVHTRIIPVRDPYPVDKMKAVPWEYESNASTDVTNIVGPGGMTRSGRIFNTAKSKENSAQANDQATVTPIDKEITNKDAEEFLALIKKSDYKVVDQLHQTPSRISLLSLLIHSEKHRDTLMKILSAAHVTKDITVNQFDGMVANLTAGACLSFSEHELPSQGKEHNKALHISIQCGKAHLSRVLIDTGSSLNVMPKATLDKIDLEGLVIRPSRLVVKAFDGSQSPVFGEVDLPVVIGPHTFCINFQVMEIEPAYTCLLGRPWIHAAGAVTSTLHQKVKFVDGNSIVTVSGEEDIFVSNLDSYRYIEAGEKALETSFQALVIATAVTLPIEKTRRAVTSWRDLQDTKMEGWGKIPEVQEKKDRLGLGYQPTKKAAKEEQRFPPIAQTFVIGGYEHKDNNTHASPEA